The genomic interval CATGCTGTAAGTCTTCATAGCTTATCTCGTGTAGGAAGGCGGTCATTTACCGTCAGAAGAGATGTTGAAGTATGAAGTTATAGTCAGGTCAAGCACGAATATTTGGAAAAAATCTAACTTCGATTTAAGTGGCGGCACATAGTGCCGTCCAACTTTAAATTTTTGTTAAGTTTTTGAACCACAGCAATACTCAGAGCTTTCTTGATAGTCTTGCTGGATTGCCTAAATAAGTACCTGGCACAGTAATATCTTTTGTGACAACTGCACCCGCACCAATGACTGCCCCAGAGCAAATATGAACGGGGAGTATTGTTGCATTCGAGCCAATCGTTACTTTGTTTTCAATAACGGTTCGACCCCATGAGTTTGGATCAGCGTTAGGGGAGCCATCTTTGAATAAATCATTTGCGAACATCACACCATGACCGATGAAACAGTCATCACCTATTGTGACAAATTCACAAATAAAGGTATGAGACTGGATCTTTGTACGTTGGCCGATTGATACGTTTTTTTGGATCTCGACAAAGGGACCGACAAAAGAATTATCACCAATGTTACAGCCGTAGATATTGGATGGTTCAACGACTTTTACATTACGTCCGAAACGCACATCACGAATAGAAGCATTTAGAGTAATTGGTTGGTTATTCATGTGACTGTTGCCATTGATTGATCATGTTTTTAGAGATATTTGATTTATAGCAAACGCAACGAAATAAGAACATTGCTTACGAATTAAACACTGAACATGCAGTTCAAGAACTTAACTATAAGTTAAACGGCGGCACGCGTGCCGTCCAGTGAGCAAAGCGAACGTGTTTAAACGTCTTGTTAGGTAGGAGAACAAAGGAAATATCTTTTATTCATTACCACGGGACTGGCTAATTGGTACACGGACTTCAATGCTGCCACTGGTTCGCTTTAAACCACCGCTCGGAATTACCCGCCGACAGGTTTGAAACTGCCTGCTGGTTTTATGTTTCACTGAAAGTATTCAGGATACGGGCTGTGGTTGTCTTACACCAACATGCCTGGATGATGAGCCGCTTTAGGCGTACACACGACGGAGCTGATGGGTTGCTGGAGATATAACGCCTCACAAAATCTTATTAAACACGGTGAAGCTGAAAACTGTTATGCGTAAGCAACCCTAGACACCAGAAGTGAGCCGCAAACAACACGGAACCCTCATGCCAGCCGCTTTAAGGCTCGAATTTTTCCGTAAAAAAATTAAGAAAATTAATACCTAACTTCCAGTTAACGGGCTGGGCTCAGCGAAGCGGAGACCAGTCCAGTGAGCAACGCGAACGGCGTTGAACGCCTTGTTATGCAGTATTGAAAAGATCAACTCAATTTCAACGCAAGGAATAACGACTGGTTTCTCGGGCTAGCGTTCAACACTGTAAACAAAAAAAATGGTTGTAAGGAATTACTCTCGACGGCGTTAATGTGCAGAAGCTCATAATCGCCATCTCAAATTCGCTGAAGCTCACGACTAACATTGTTTGGCGTATTATGAGCGGGCACCACGCGGCGATAGTGAGCCGT from Tolumonas lignilytica carries:
- a CDS encoding acyltransferase, whose translation is MNNQPITLNASIRDVRFGRNVKVVEPSNIYGCNIGDNSFVGPFVEIQKNVSIGQRTKIQSHTFICEFVTIGDDCFIGHGVMFANDLFKDGSPNADPNSWGRTVIENKVTIGSNATILPVHICSGAVIGAGAVVTKDITVPGTYLGNPARLSRKL